Proteins encoded within one genomic window of Psilocybe cubensis strain MGC-MH-2018 chromosome 2, whole genome shotgun sequence:
- a CDS encoding Aspartic protease: protein MSFWLQRDESQSQPQSDETQGGVLTLGGRNSSLFVGDIDFNDIPVNTPTYWLQAVSAVTVNGQSIAITEATSLAAIDTGTTLLAGPPADVAAIWAAVPGSSPAGDKAPGFYFFPCTTDVSVSFSFGGQSWPIAVQDMIHGTVDPAGTLCVGSIYDLSQGTNQLPPPGSPNWIVGDTFLKNVYTIFRMTPPSVGFAQLSALAGGSDTVSSTDSKTTHSNSDVTTIHAVTKSLMLLLLVQMCWSIFGLSVF from the exons ATGTCATTTTGGCTTCAGAGAGACGAGTCACAATCGCAACCTCAATCAGATGAAACTCAGGGAGGTGTGCTCACGTTGGGAGGAAGAAATTCATCACTTTTCGTTGGCGATATCGATTTCAATGACATACCCGTGAATACACCGACGTACTGGCTGCAGGCAGTGTCAG CCGTCACTGTCAATGGGCAGTCTATTGCAATCACAGAGGCGACATCACTTGCTGCTATTGATACGGGGACTACACTTCTAGCAGGCCCCCCTGCAGACGTTGCTGCAATATGGGCGGCTGTTCCAGGCTCTAGCCCGGCTGGAGACAAAGCTCCAGGATTTTATTTCTTTC CTTGCACTACGgatgtttctgtttctttctcttttggaGGCCAGTCTTGGCCAATTGCTGTGCAGGACATGATCCACGGAACTGTCGATCCTGCAGGCACCCTCTGCGTCGGATCTATATACGACCTCAGTCAGGGTACCAATCAACTCCCACCCCCTGGTTCCCCAAACTGGATTGTTGGAGATACATTTTTG AAAAATGTCTACACTATATTCCGTATGACTCCGCCTTCAGTTGGCTTTGCGCAACTTTCTGCTCTTGCGGGGGGCTCAG ATACAGTTTCGTCAACAGATAGTAAAACAACACACTCAAATAGTGATGTCACTACTA TTCATGCAGTGACAAAATCGCTTATGTTATTATTGCTAGTCCAGATGTGCTGGAGCATATTTGGACTTTCTGTGTTTTGA